The genome window AATGATGAGAAGCGAAGGCACCAGATATCGCGATACCCTCTCGATGCCTTTTGATATACCATGGTAAACGATAGCTCCGCAGAGAAGAATTACCAGCAGATGAAACAGCGCCGGCTGATAACCATTTGAGAAGGTATTCCAGAATGCAAGATGATCATCAACGGCAAAAAGTTCACCTGTTACCGCCGTTGAAAAATAACGGAGGCACCAGCCGGTAACAACTGAGTAATAAAACATAATTGCCGTTGCCACAAACACGATGAACGCCCCCATCCATGCATAGTTTTTTCCGGCAGTTTCCGCTATGGCGTAAATAGGACCCTTACGCGTTGATTTACCGAGAGCAAACTCCGATATAATAAGCGGAAGTGACCAAAGGAAAAGAAATATCACCCAGGGAATAAGGAAAGTGCCTCCTTCGTTCTGGGCAACGACACGGGAAAAACGCCAGATATTGCCCGTTCCCACCGCTATGCCAAGCGTTGAAATAATGAGCATCCATCTGCTTGAAAAGAAATCTTCCTGCTTCATATTCCTCCTTCTGTCTGAAAGAAAAATCCCCGGCCGTAAAGACCGGGGAATGAAATATACACTGCGGCTGAGGTATCAGGCATATATATCCTGTCTTCCGGTTAATCCCGCTCTTCGATCTTTACTGATTTAATTACCACATCAGTCAGCGGTTTGTCATACGGCTTTGAAGTAGGAACTTTTCCGATTGCTTCAACCACACTCAGGCCGCCGATAACTTTTCCGAATACGGTATGTTTTCCGTCAAGCCATGGAGTTGCCACCAGGGTGATAAAGAACTGGCTTCCGTTGGTATTCGGGCCGGCATTTGCCATAGAAAGGATTCCGGCACCGGTATGTTTCAGAGCAGGTCTGATTTCATCTTCAAACTTGCCTCCCCATAAGCTTGCGCCGCCTCTTCCGGTTCCGGTCGGGTCGCCGCCCTGAATCATGAATTTATCTATTACTCTGTGGAAGATCACTCCGTCATAATAACCTTTTTTGGCAAGGCCGGTAAAGTTTTCAACGGTTTTCGGGGTTTCGCTTGCAAAGAGCTCGATTTCGATGGTGCCCATGCTGGTTTCCATCACAGCAATCACACGCTTTGCTGTTTTGTTTGTATCGCTCATATCTGGACTTTCATTGGATTGTATAGTTGTTTCCGGAGCCGGATTTCCGGTATCCGTATTTGTTTTTGAATCACTGCATCCTGTCAGGATAAAAAATACAAGAAGCAAAGCTGAGAGTTGTTTCATTCGTATCTCCTTTTTAGTTGTATTTATGGTGTAATAATTCCGCTGAACAGCAGCGCGAGGATAATCACGCCGACCGCTATCCGGTAGTATATAAACAAAAATGTGCTGTTCTTCCTCAGATATTTAAGCAGGAAGTCAATCGCGAACCATCCGCTCACTCCTGAGACCGCTGTCGCAACGGCAAGCTGCAGCATGTCGTAGGAGGGAGGAGACTCAAGTGTCTGCTTAAGTTCCAGCATCCCGCTTGCAAAGATAGCAGGAATGGAGAGAAGAAAAGAAAAACGGGCGGCAGTTTCGCGGTTAAATCCGCAAAAAAGCCCGCCGGTAAGTGTGGTGCCGGAACGGGAAGAACCGGGTATCAGTGCAACCGCCTGCGCAAGCCCCACAATGAGTGCATCGCGCAGCGTTACCTTTTCGATACCGCGGTTGTGTTTTGCAAGTTTTTCCGCGAGAGCAAGAATCAGCGCAAGAACGATGAGACTGGTCGCGATGACATACAGGTTCTTTGTGAGCGCGCCTTCAATGATATCCTTAAATCCGAGACCGATGACCACAATTGGGATGGTTCCTACAATTACCGCCCATCCAAGACGTGAGTTCAGCGATTGCTCTTTAAATGCTACTCTTTTCAGGAGGTTTTCATTTACAAAGTCTTTTACAATGTTAATTACATCGTTCCAGAAATAGATAAGAATGGAGCCGAGCGTTCCGAGCTGAATAACGGCAATAAACGCGGTCCACTCAGCCGGATTGGATTCGTTAATAAGCCCCATAAACTTGCCCGCCAGGGTTAAATGGCCGGTGCTGCTGATGGGAAGAAATTCAGATAATCCCTGTACTATGCCAAGGATAATTGCATCAAGTAAACTCAAAAAGACTCCTTATTAATTTGACAGCGGCACTGATCAGGCATCAGAAGATGTACGAGACGCCCAATTTAATGCCGAACGAAAATATATTCATGGAAAGATTTTCCGGCGTGAGCAGCGAGGTCATTCCCTTGCCATCCTTTTCCGGCTCACCATTCATATCATATCTGATATCACCCGCTATATACGCGTAAAGATTTTCTGATAGAGCAGTATTCCCCTCCGCTTTTACCAGAAACCCGACACCCGCCGAGGTGAATGATTTTTTTACATTTGAGCCGGGGATGGTTTCTTCAACCGTAGTGAAACGGGGTCCCGCTCCGGCGCCAAGACGGAGATTATATCCTTTACCTGACGTGACTGAAGAAACAATCACCGATGGAGCCAAAATTCCGTAACCGAACTCATACTGGCTCGCTATAAACGGGTAGGTATAGGAGTTCAGGAAATAGGCGAACTCAGCCGCATAGCTGTAGCCGCCTGATATATATCCTGCCTCACCGGCAAACTCAACCGAGGTTGAGAAGGTATTCACTTGCTGATCAGCGGGTGCGTAATTAAAATTGAGATAATCCTTCATTGCCGGGGCGGTAAAAAAACTGATACCCATGCTCCCCCGCACATAGAGCTGCCCGAATAACATTTCACCGGCAAGAAGAAGGAAAAGGAGGATATATCTGTTACTGTTCATCATTGCTGAATCCGCGGAATAATCTGCTGTTAAAGAATGAGTACTTGCGTCTGAGTATCATAAAGAAAAACACTGCCGTAGATATCTGCAAAAGAAATGCTGTTGCATGAGTCATGGTTGCATAGGCAAGGCTGATTTCAGCGTTAAAGCCGTACAACTCAACGAGCGCCGCCTTGGTGATTGCATGATATGAACCGAATCCCCCGGGAGTGGGAATCATTATGCCGATGGAACTGATACTCATGATAACCCAGCCGGTCAGGTAATCCACCGTAAGTATCAGATCCATATCAAGAACCAGCAGTCCGAGATAGGAAGTCAGCGCGTAAAAAAACATAATGCCCGCGGAGTAGATCAGCGTCAGAACATAATTCCTGATTCCCTTGAGACTTGAGAATCCCTCAATCAGTTTCAGAAGCACTTCAATGAAGCGGCGTCTGAATCCTCCTCCGGGTCCCAGTTCCACCTGATATTGTTTTATACTTCCGGTAAAGAATATCGCTGTAATAATTCCGCCGATGATGATGCCGATGGAAACTGATCCGATGATGATGGTCATGTGAAGCCAGGGAACACTCTGATATATATCACCGGTATATAGTGTGGCCGCGATGATAACCGAAAGACCAAAGAATATGATATCAAGAACCCGTTCAATCACGATCGTGCCGAGCACCGAGGTCCGGGATACGTTTTCCAGTTCACCGAGCGAAACTGCACGCGTGACTTCACCGAGGCGGGGCACCACATTATTCACTCCGTAGCCGATCATCAGCGAAGAGAAAAGATGGAAGGGTTTTGTTCCCTGCTTAATCGTATTAAGAATAACGCCCCATCTGAGCGCTCTGAGATAATGGGAAATCAGGGAAGAGGCAATAAATGCAGCAATCCACCCGGGATGGGACATTGCAATGCTTTCCCACATTCTGCCAAGATCTGCCCCTCTGAATGCAAGCCAGATAAAACCAATGGTCAGCAATACAGAGAATGCAACACCGGCTATTTTCCTGCCGGAATGATGCTGCTTCTTCTCAGCGGAGGTCAACCGTTTCAACTCCCTCCGGCCGCTCCATCGTGAAGAGGGCATCGGATATACTGCTGCTGTTCAGATTATAGGAACTGAAGCTCACTTTCATTACTGACTTATCCCTGTTGGTCACCGTCATTTCACTGATCAGTCCATCTTCATTCAGAATAATCAGCGCTTCAGAGAGAGAATCACTTTTCTTTTTTGCTTTCAGACGGATGCCTTTTTTTCCGTTAAGGGTAAGTTCTTCCGCATCCGCGTTCTTCGGAAATTCGTTAACGAATGATGAAAGATCAAACGTCTCAAGCGGAGTTCCTTCAAGATAGGTTACCGTAATTTTTTTCAGACTTTTGTTATAGCTCCATACGCTCTCACCGTCAGAGACCACAACCACATTGCGCATCTCAAGGCGGAGGTTTTTTTCCTTTTTATGATAGAAGGTACCGCTCAGCCCCTTCTTTCCGTCAACAATCTGGGTGAACTTAACGGAAAATTTGTTCAAAGCATTAAACCGCTTCTGCAGTTCTTCAAGCTGCTGTGCCCCGAGCCATGAGGAGAGCAGGAGTATATATATAAGGATTCTGTTCATTATTCTAAAAGGTTATTTCTCAGATAAGAGTACGGATGACCGCTTCAAGCTGATCCAGACTGTCCACAATCACCTGCCGGGGCTTTGCACCGTCTCCCGGACCCACGATGCCTGTATCTTCCAGCTGATCAACGATGCGCGCTGCGCGGGCATAGCCGAGTTTTAATCTTCTTTGCAGGAAAGAAACCGAACATTGCTGCGCCTGCACCACAATGCGCGCCGCATCCTCAAACAATGCATCCATATCGGCAAGGGTACCGGTTCCGCTTCCGGCTTTTTTCTCAGCCACAGAAGGAAGGTAATATGGTTTTGAGTAGCCCTTCTGCCCGTTTATAAAGTTCGTTACATTCTCAACTTCGTCGGTCGAGATAAAAGCATTCTGGACACGCATCGGTTTCGGGGTTCCGTTCGGCAGGAAAAGCATATCACCGCGGCCAATAAGCTGTTCAGCTCCGTTCATATCAAGAATGGTGCGGGAGTCAATCTTGGTTGCAACCTGGTATGCAATACGCGCCGGGAAGTTTGCTTTTATAAGACCGGTAATAACATTTACTGACGGGCGCTGCGTCGCAAGTATCAGATGGATACCAACCGCACGGGCCAGCTGCGCAAGCCGGGTAATAGGTTCTTCAACTTCTTTGCCGGAGGTAATCATCAGGTCAGCAAGTTCATCCACCACAACCACGATATACGGCATAAAGTGATGTTTGATATTATCATCACTCTTTGGAGCCCGAACCGGGTCAGCAATGCGTATATTATAATCCACAATATTTCTAACCCCTGCCTTGGCAAGCATATCAAAACGCTTTTCCATTTCCGCGACAACTGAGTTCAAAACCACAATGGCATTCTGAGGAGTGGTGATGATATCTTCATTCAGATCAGGCGACACCGCCAGATAATGATGGCGCAGCATATTATAAAATGACAACTCCACTTTTTTCGGATCAATGATGACCAGTTTCACCTCAGAGGGATGCTTTGCGTAAAGCAGACTGGTAATCATCATGTTAATGCCCACGCTCTTACCTGAACCGGTAGATCCGGCAACAAGAAGGTGCGGCATCTTTGCAAGGTCCGCGATTATAACATTGCCCACGATATCCTTGCCAAGCGCGAGCGGTATCTCCGCTTTTTTATTTCCCACAACAGCAATGATATCTTTTGCTACCACGATGCTCGGATCAGCATTCGGAATTTCAACACCGATAACGCTGCGTCCCGGTATCGGAGCTATGATACGGATACCCCGCGCGGCAAGAGCGAGCGCGATATCATTTTCAAGATTAACAATACGGCTGATTTTTACACCGGGTGCCGGTACGATTTCATACATCGTAACAACAGGTCCAGGTGTTACACTGATATTTTCAATTTCAATCTGAAAGAGCGCGAGCTTTTCCTTTAACTGCTCAGCATTTTTCTTCAGTTCTTCTTCCGCTATTTTGAAATCCTGCTTCGGAGGATCCATCAGCAGATCAAGAGACGGCTTTTTATAATTAATTTTTTCTTCCCACGGCTCAGGCAGGCGCACTTCTTTTTCGCGGTCAACCTCAACGGCAGGTTCATCAGCCGGAGAATATCCCTTCTCCCCTTCTGCAGTATATACCTGTGACTCCCCGGTGAGCTGTTTGATAAACTCGCTTACCTCTTCCTCTTCTTTTCCCGCGGTTTTTGGTTTTATTTCTTTCTTTGCGGGCTTATCATTCTTCACCGGCTTTTCTTCTTTTGCCGTATCCGCATCAGATTTTGCAGCCGCTTCATTCTGCTTTAGGTTGATATTAATCTTGGTTTCTTTTTTCTTATTTCCCTCATCCGGTATGATGGCAATCACCTCATCATCCTCAAATGAAAGCTGTTCTTCCTTCTGTGGTTTCTTTGCTTTCGGTTTTGCCTGCTTCTGAAGAATCTCATTCTGGCTTATATACTCTTCCTCCGGTTCCTCTTCATCATCAGCATTCTTATTCCTTTCACGGAGTTCGGCGGCTTTATCGCGCAGTTCAGAAAGTTTTTCCTTGACCGAGACTGCCGCAGTTTTTACGCTGACATTAAAGACATATATCGCAAGAATCAGGAGCCCTGTGAGTAAAGCAATAACGGCCCCGGCCCCGCCGATAGCACGGTCGAGGAGTGAGGCAAGCTGCAGTCCGATATATCCGGAAGATTCCACCGCCTCATAAAATCCTTCAAACTTAAGCCGGAAAACGCCAAAGAGTGATGCTCCCATCACCGCGGCAAGCATGGATGAAGCCGAGATCTTAAGAACAAAAAAAAGCTCCCGCTTGCTGAAAAACGTAAAGCCGATATATCCAATAAGCAGGGGCAGAAAGAGGGAGAAATAGCCCAGAGTGTTATGAACAAAAAAGTGAGCGGTATATGCACCGGCGATATTCATCCAGTTGTTAATCTGCCCTTTCGGCGCGGACTCCGCCCCCTCTTCAGGCAGTTCAATGGATATCGAACCGCTCCGGATGAAACCGATATCGCTTGGACTGTAAGAAACAATGCTCAGGAAAAGCAGCAGCGCGCTCACCATCAGGACAAGCCCGATAATGGAGTCAGTTTTTTCTTCCGAACTCTGAAATGCCCGCGCTTTTGTCTCCTTGGCGCTTTTCTTTTCGCTTTTAGCCATGTACTCTGGATTTATTCAAATTAAACTTTAAATGTAAGGAAATTGCCTGAAATCTCCTTAAAGCAGAATGTGAGGTGAGGTGGTTTAAGTTCTTGTTTTTAAGGATTTCACTGGAGAAAATTTTCCGTCCGGCCATCGCTTAAGGTTTGGAAATATCCCCCTAAAAACACCAAACCCCGCTCTGAGGCGGGGTCCGGGTGGTGAATTACATCAATTCTTTAATCTTCTTTTCGTATTCTGATTTTGGTATCAGGCCGACATGCTTGTCGACAATGTTGCCTTTTTTGTCAACAATGAATGAAGTAGGGATTGCGTCAATTCCGCCGTAATCTTTAATCACTTTTCTGTCTGCGTAGAGCACCGGATAATTGATGCCGTATTTCTGCGCGAACGGAGGAACTTCCGCCAGATCGTCATCCACAGTTATGCCAATGATTACCACATCCTTGCCGTAGGTTTTCTGGAGGGAAACCAGATCAGGGATTCCTTTGCGGCAGGGTCCGCACCATGTAGCCCAGAAGTCTATGATGATAATTTTATTCTTAAAATCCGAAAGCTTTACAACTTTACCGTTCAGGTCTTTAAGACTGAAATCAGGGGCTTTTTTCCCTTTTAGCTGTACTGCCTGAGTATCCGAAACAGAGAAATACATGGCTGCGCTGATGAACAGAACCAGTACGGTCATGAGTGATTTTTTCATTGAGATTCCTTTAGTTTATAAAAAATTAGATGTATTCCGCGCCTTTAGGTTTCACTTCACCAGGCGGCTTTCCACCGATTCCTTGTCATAGTCGGGCGGATAAGGTCCGCGCTCTGGTTCAGTCCGGGTATTGTTAATAATGAAAAAAATCAGCGCCAGGGCCAGAAAAATGACCAGATTCACAAAACTTTTGTATTTCGGGTCAATCAGGGGCTTCCGCTCCTTTTTCTGCGTCTGAACTTTTTTTGCGTTAACCCGTTCACGGGCTTTATTATTTGCTGCCATGTTTTTCCTTTTTTCAGAGAGCAAATATAAAATAAAGCTTTCAGAGTTCTTCTACCGATTCTACCCCCTGAAACACGGATTTGTTCCGGATCAGGCGGGCGGATACTCTCACAGATTCAATATGCATGCCAAAGATCTCCACAGAGCACCATTAATGAGTTCAGGCTGTTTTCCCTTGTCACGATTTTCTTACATTAGCGGATTCAATCAGTTAAAAAATATGAGCAGCACAACCATCAGAAAAGTCAGTCCCGGGGAGCTTGAAGAACTGCAGAAGATCAGCCGGGAAACATTTATTCAGACATTCGCGGCGGTGAATTCAGAAGAAAACATGAAGCAGTACCTTGAAGAAAATCTCTCTCAGAAACGGCTTGCATCAGAACTGAAAAACCCAAATTCCGAGTTTTACTTTGCCCTAGACACCGGTAAAATAACAGGTTATCTGAAAATCAATCTCGGGCCTGCCCAGACCGAACAGCATGACCCCGGTGCCGTGGAGATTGAGAGAATTTACGCTCTGAGTGAGTATTACGGTAAAGAGACAGGACGGATGCTTTTAGACAAAGCGCTTCAGCGGGCAAAGGAACTCCATGCTCCCTCGGTCTGGCTGGGGGTGTGGGAGAAAAATTACCGGGCACTCAGCTTTTACCGGAAAAACGGATTTACGGAGTTTGGCACCCACCCCTTCCGGCTGGGGAATGATGAGCAGACGGATTTGCTGATGAGGAAGAACCTGACATGAACAAACCCGGCAGTTCAGTAAACTGGACAGCCGGTTACAAAAAAGTAAACAGTTCCGCCCGCAGACCCAAGACAAACCAGTCAAAATTTACTAATTCGCTGCCTCCCCGCTGGCATATAAATTGCATTTCTCCGGTGCTAAAAAGGAGAAAAGAAATGAAATATATATTCAGTATCACACTGCTTTCCGCTGTATTTGTTAGCGGATGTTTTTACGGATATACCCCGCTCGTGGAGGTAACAAAAATTAATCCGGCGGTGCAATATCCCCCCAAAGATTCTGTTGCAGTTTTCTGGGAAGACGGTGCAACTTTTCAGAAGAACTATCAGCAGATTGCATTCATCGAAGTTCAGGGGGATGCTTATGCAGATAAATCGGCTCTGCTTCCGTTGCTGATAAAAGAGGCCGCAAAAGCCGGAGCGGATGCAGTCATCAATGTAAAGCACTCCTACGTTACCCGTTACAGCGGTGAAGCGCTCACCAGCATCGTAAGCGGACAGGACAATTCACACGAATATATTGCAACGGCATTGACGGGAGTAGCGGTAAAATTCAATTGATAATGGATAGTGGATAATGGATAAGGAATAAGGGATAAAGAATAAAGGATGATGGTCAGGGTGGAAATGTAATTCGGGTTTCAGCTAGGATTTTCCTTTTTAGTTATTTTGGAGTTGCAGTAATCCTCTGTATTTTTGCGACAGACGGATAAAACGGTGGGTAACATTATCATCATGTTGCCTGCGAATTTTAACCG of Ignavibacteriales bacterium contains these proteins:
- a CDS encoding peptidylprolyl isomerase is translated as MKQLSALLLVFFILTGCSDSKTNTDTGNPAPETTIQSNESPDMSDTNKTAKRVIAVMETSMGTIEIELFASETPKTVENFTGLAKKGYYDGVIFHRVIDKFMIQGGDPTGTGRGGASLWGGKFEDEIRPALKHTGAGILSMANAGPNTNGSQFFITLVATPWLDGKHTVFGKVIGGLSVVEAIGKVPTSKPYDKPLTDVVIKSVKIEERD
- the uppP gene encoding undecaprenyl-diphosphatase UppP; translated protein: MSLLDAIILGIVQGLSEFLPISSTGHLTLAGKFMGLINESNPAEWTAFIAVIQLGTLGSILIYFWNDVINIVKDFVNENLLKRVAFKEQSLNSRLGWAVIVGTIPIVVIGLGFKDIIEGALTKNLYVIATSLIVLALILALAEKLAKHNRGIEKVTLRDALIVGLAQAVALIPGSSRSGTTLTGGLFCGFNRETAARFSFLLSIPAIFASGMLELKQTLESPPSYDMLQLAVATAVSGVSGWFAIDFLLKYLRKNSTFLFIYYRIAVGVIILALLFSGIITP
- a CDS encoding flippase-like domain-containing protein gives rise to the protein MKRLTSAEKKQHHSGRKIAGVAFSVLLTIGFIWLAFRGADLGRMWESIAMSHPGWIAAFIASSLISHYLRALRWGVILNTIKQGTKPFHLFSSLMIGYGVNNVVPRLGEVTRAVSLGELENVSRTSVLGTIVIERVLDIIFFGLSVIIAATLYTGDIYQSVPWLHMTIIIGSVSIGIIIGGIITAIFFTGSIKQYQVELGPGGGFRRRFIEVLLKLIEGFSSLKGIRNYVLTLIYSAGIMFFYALTSYLGLLVLDMDLILTVDYLTGWVIMSISSIGIMIPTPGGFGSYHAITKAALVELYGFNAEISLAYATMTHATAFLLQISTAVFFFMILRRKYSFFNSRLFRGFSNDEQ
- a CDS encoding outer membrane lipoprotein carrier protein LolA, whose protein sequence is MNRILIYILLLSSWLGAQQLEELQKRFNALNKFSVKFTQIVDGKKGLSGTFYHKKEKNLRLEMRNVVVVSDGESVWSYNKSLKKITVTYLEGTPLETFDLSSFVNEFPKNADAEELTLNGKKGIRLKAKKKSDSLSEALIILNEDGLISEMTVTNRDKSVMKVSFSSYNLNSSSISDALFTMERPEGVETVDLR
- a CDS encoding DNA translocase FtsK; the protein is MAKSEKKSAKETKARAFQSSEEKTDSIIGLVLMVSALLLFLSIVSYSPSDIGFIRSGSISIELPEEGAESAPKGQINNWMNIAGAYTAHFFVHNTLGYFSLFLPLLIGYIGFTFFSKRELFFVLKISASSMLAAVMGASLFGVFRLKFEGFYEAVESSGYIGLQLASLLDRAIGGAGAVIALLTGLLILAIYVFNVSVKTAAVSVKEKLSELRDKAAELRERNKNADDEEEPEEEYISQNEILQKQAKPKAKKPQKEEQLSFEDDEVIAIIPDEGNKKKETKININLKQNEAAAKSDADTAKEEKPVKNDKPAKKEIKPKTAGKEEEEVSEFIKQLTGESQVYTAEGEKGYSPADEPAVEVDREKEVRLPEPWEEKINYKKPSLDLLMDPPKQDFKIAEEELKKNAEQLKEKLALFQIEIENISVTPGPVVTMYEIVPAPGVKISRIVNLENDIALALAARGIRIIAPIPGRSVIGVEIPNADPSIVVAKDIIAVVGNKKAEIPLALGKDIVGNVIIADLAKMPHLLVAGSTGSGKSVGINMMITSLLYAKHPSEVKLVIIDPKKVELSFYNMLRHHYLAVSPDLNEDIITTPQNAIVVLNSVVAEMEKRFDMLAKAGVRNIVDYNIRIADPVRAPKSDDNIKHHFMPYIVVVVDELADLMITSGKEVEEPITRLAQLARAVGIHLILATQRPSVNVITGLIKANFPARIAYQVATKIDSRTILDMNGAEQLIGRGDMLFLPNGTPKPMRVQNAFISTDEVENVTNFINGQKGYSKPYYLPSVAEKKAGSGTGTLADMDALFEDAARIVVQAQQCSVSFLQRRLKLGYARAARIVDQLEDTGIVGPGDGAKPRQVIVDSLDQLEAVIRTLI
- a CDS encoding TlpA family protein disulfide reductase — translated: MKKSLMTVLVLFISAAMYFSVSDTQAVQLKGKKAPDFSLKDLNGKVVKLSDFKNKIIIIDFWATWCGPCRKGIPDLVSLQKTYGKDVVIIGITVDDDLAEVPPFAQKYGINYPVLYADRKVIKDYGGIDAIPTSFIVDKKGNIVDKHVGLIPKSEYEKKIKELM
- a CDS encoding GNAT family N-acetyltransferase, translated to MSSTTIRKVSPGELEELQKISRETFIQTFAAVNSEENMKQYLEENLSQKRLASELKNPNSEFYFALDTGKITGYLKINLGPAQTEQHDPGAVEIERIYALSEYYGKETGRMLLDKALQRAKELHAPSVWLGVWEKNYRALSFYRKNGFTEFGTHPFRLGNDEQTDLLMRKNLT